In one window of Spartinivicinus marinus DNA:
- a CDS encoding D-alanyl-D-alanine carboxypeptidase family protein, whose translation MKLTSFVLLISLLGANQALAVIPSPPKLAAKSYLLIDADTGEVLVEENADEKLPPASLTKMMTAYIAEAEIASGNLQLNETVTVSEKAWQMKGSLMFIEVGEQVSIENLLKGIIIVSGNDASVAMAEHIAGSEESFADVMNATAAKLGMANTHFVNATGWPAENHYTTARDLAKLAKAIVYDYPERYGVYSEKYFQYGVDKRTGKPLKRQANRNALLWRDSAVDGLKTGYTKEAGYCLVTSAKKENQRLISVVMGTKSSKARAAESQKLLTYGFRFFENVKVKSAGASLEKVSVWKGDANRVSVGVAEDLVVTIPRGESKALKAEMEVNAVIEAPLEQGQPLGAVKISLNDQLIREVPLVALESVAEAGFFKKLWDQLRLFFFQLFTD comes from the coding sequence GTGAAACTTACTTCTTTTGTTTTACTTATTAGTTTGCTAGGTGCTAACCAAGCACTGGCTGTAATTCCTTCGCCGCCCAAACTAGCAGCAAAAAGTTATCTGTTAATCGATGCAGATACTGGCGAAGTGTTGGTGGAAGAAAATGCTGATGAAAAGCTACCACCTGCCAGTTTAACTAAAATGATGACAGCTTATATAGCTGAGGCAGAAATTGCTTCAGGTAACTTGCAGTTAAATGAAACTGTTACAGTTAGTGAAAAAGCTTGGCAGATGAAAGGCTCCTTGATGTTTATTGAGGTAGGGGAGCAAGTCTCAATCGAAAACCTGCTAAAAGGAATTATTATTGTATCTGGTAATGATGCCAGTGTAGCAATGGCAGAGCATATTGCAGGTAGTGAAGAGTCGTTTGCGGATGTAATGAATGCTACTGCGGCCAAACTGGGGATGGCTAATACCCATTTTGTTAATGCAACTGGCTGGCCAGCAGAGAATCACTATACGACAGCAAGAGACCTAGCCAAGCTGGCAAAAGCTATTGTTTACGACTACCCAGAGCGGTATGGTGTTTATTCTGAAAAGTATTTTCAGTATGGGGTTGATAAACGTACAGGAAAGCCTTTAAAGCGCCAAGCCAACCGTAATGCACTATTATGGCGAGACTCAGCAGTTGATGGGCTGAAAACTGGTTATACCAAAGAGGCTGGTTACTGTCTGGTTACTTCGGCTAAAAAAGAAAATCAGCGGCTTATTTCAGTGGTAATGGGAACCAAAAGCTCAAAAGCACGGGCAGCAGAAAGTCAAAAGCTGCTGACGTATGGGTTCCGCTTTTTTGAAAATGTAAAAGTTAAGTCAGCAGGGGCTTCACTAGAAAAAGTCTCTGTCTGGAAAGGTGATGCCAATCGTGTATCAGTCGGTGTTGCTGAAGATTTAGTGGTGACAATCCCAAGAGGGGAGTCGAAAGCGCTAAAGGCTGAAATGGAAGTTAACGCTGTAATTGAAGCACCACTTGAACAAGGTCAGCCACTTGGGGCAGTAAAGATTTCTTTAAATGACCAGCTTATCAGAGAAGTGCCTTTAGTTGCTTTGGAGTCAGTAGCAGAGGCTGGTTTTTTCAAGAAACTGTGGGATCAACTACGACTGTTTTTTTTCCAGCTATTCACGGATTAG
- the mltB gene encoding lytic murein transglycosylase B, giving the protein MVLVKKAILMVTLPLLSLGAMAKQTTSTAFDKQVVEHFVAEMEAKHQFSRNTLETLFAKVERKQSILDAMSRPAEKTKTWGEYREIFLTNKRIKGGVEFWQKNQQALTRAEQQYGIPAEIIVAIIGVETFYGRQSGRFRVMDALSTLGFEHPKRGPFFRKELVNFLLMSREQGIDPLALKGSYAGAMGYPQFIPSSFRKFAIDFNNDKKVDIWKNSTDAIGSVANYFKSHGWETGKPVLATAKVSGKSYRQALQPKLEPQKTISQIKSLGWEFATPVVDKTKARAIELTGKQGVEHWVTLPNFYVITRYNHSTLYAMAVYQLGQAIKTERLALNQSNSKG; this is encoded by the coding sequence ATGGTTTTGGTAAAAAAAGCAATTTTAATGGTTACTCTTCCCCTTTTATCATTAGGGGCAATGGCTAAGCAGACAACATCCACTGCTTTTGATAAGCAAGTGGTTGAACACTTTGTTGCTGAAATGGAAGCTAAACACCAGTTCAGCCGAAACACACTGGAAACCTTGTTTGCCAAGGTTGAAAGAAAGCAGTCAATACTCGATGCAATGAGTCGCCCAGCAGAAAAAACCAAAACCTGGGGTGAGTATCGAGAAATCTTTTTAACCAATAAACGAATTAAAGGTGGTGTGGAGTTCTGGCAAAAGAACCAGCAGGCACTAACTAGAGCTGAGCAACAATATGGTATTCCAGCAGAGATTATTGTAGCGATTATTGGCGTAGAAACTTTTTATGGTCGTCAGTCAGGCCGTTTCAGGGTAATGGATGCATTATCAACACTGGGTTTTGAGCACCCGAAGCGAGGGCCGTTTTTTCGCAAGGAGCTTGTAAATTTTTTACTGATGAGTCGTGAACAAGGCATAGATCCTTTAGCACTCAAAGGTTCTTATGCTGGAGCCATGGGTTATCCGCAATTTATTCCCAGCAGTTTTAGAAAGTTTGCAATTGATTTTAACAATGATAAGAAAGTTGATATTTGGAAAAACTCTACAGACGCGATTGGTAGTGTAGCTAATTACTTTAAATCTCATGGCTGGGAAACAGGTAAACCTGTACTGGCAACGGCAAAAGTATCAGGGAAAAGCTACCGGCAAGCATTACAACCAAAACTAGAGCCACAAAAAACAATAAGTCAGATTAAGTCTCTGGGCTGGGAGTTTGCCACACCTGTTGTAGATAAAACAAAAGCAAGAGCTATAGAGTTAACTGGAAAACAAGGTGTAGAGCATTGGGTAACACTACCCAACTTCTATGTTATAACTCGATATAACCACAGTACATTATATGCAATGGCTGTTTACCAATTAGGGCAAGCAATTAAAACTGAGCGATTAGCGTTAAATCAATCAAACTCTAAAGGGTGA
- the rodA gene encoding rod shape-determining protein RodA — MSPEYVRQLSSVTHGQLSKPPGFWFKLHLDPILLGALLLLTAGGLFILFSASGQSESIMTRQSIYLAIGFVVMALFAQVPPRIFCRWAPWVYLIGLALLVAVLLFGTGAKGAQRWIAVPGMSSVRFQPSEIMKLVMPIVVAWFLSKHIVPPSFRAVIGTLLLVAIPVGLIAKQPDLGTSLLVAAAGFFVLLLAGLRWRFIFGAVMLAVPAVYVMWHFVMREYQKQRVLTFLEPEKDPWGAGWNIIQSKVAIGSGGIHGKGWLAGTQSHLDFLPESHTDFIIAVLAEEFGLIGVVLLLCIYAVIITRGLIISAKAQTLFGKLLAGSVTLTFFVYIFVNIGMVSGLLPVVGVPLPLVSRGGTSIVTLMAGFGILMSIHTHRTLLGRTT, encoded by the coding sequence ATGAGTCCAGAATATGTAAGACAACTGTCCTCTGTTACCCATGGGCAGCTAAGCAAGCCTCCGGGGTTTTGGTTTAAGCTCCACCTTGATCCAATTTTACTGGGTGCTCTGTTATTGTTAACAGCGGGGGGCTTATTCATTTTATTTAGTGCCAGTGGTCAAAGCGAATCTATTATGACCAGGCAATCGATTTATCTTGCTATTGGTTTTGTGGTGATGGCTTTGTTTGCCCAAGTGCCCCCTCGTATTTTTTGTCGCTGGGCTCCTTGGGTATACCTAATCGGCTTAGCACTGCTTGTTGCAGTACTGTTGTTTGGCACAGGTGCAAAAGGTGCTCAGCGCTGGATTGCCGTACCGGGTATGTCCAGTGTGCGGTTCCAGCCTTCTGAAATTATGAAGCTGGTCATGCCAATTGTGGTTGCTTGGTTTCTATCAAAACATATCGTTCCTCCTTCATTTAGAGCTGTTATAGGTACATTGCTGTTGGTAGCCATTCCAGTAGGCTTAATTGCGAAGCAGCCAGACCTGGGAACATCGTTGTTAGTAGCAGCGGCAGGTTTTTTTGTGTTGCTACTCGCAGGCTTGCGCTGGCGCTTTATTTTTGGAGCTGTAATGCTTGCTGTACCTGCTGTTTATGTGATGTGGCATTTTGTCATGCGAGAGTATCAAAAGCAGCGAGTGTTAACTTTTTTAGAGCCTGAAAAAGATCCCTGGGGAGCTGGTTGGAACATTATTCAGTCAAAAGTAGCCATCGGCTCAGGTGGAATACATGGAAAAGGCTGGTTAGCAGGTACCCAATCGCATCTTGATTTTCTCCCTGAGAGCCACACAGACTTTATTATTGCTGTATTAGCGGAAGAGTTTGGGCTAATTGGCGTTGTGCTATTGTTGTGTATTTATGCTGTTATTATTACACGTGGACTTATTATTTCTGCTAAAGCACAAACACTGTTTGGCAAACTGTTAGCAGGTAGTGTGACTCTCACTTTTTTTGTATACATTTTCGTAAATATTGGGATGGTTAGCGGATTGCTGCCAGTGGTTGGTGTACCATTACCATTAGTGAGTAGGGGGGGGACCTCAATAGTTACTCTGATGGCAGGTTTTGGTATTTTAATGTCAATTCACACTCATCGAACACTGCTAGGCCGGACCACATAG
- the lipA gene encoding lipoyl synthase — translation MTDMQPMPPAKKKPVRVERGVKLRGAEKVARIPVKVIPTEKENMPRKPDWLRVRMPISPEVDRIKKLLRKHKLHTVCEEASCPNLGECFGGGTATFMIMGDICTRRCPFCDVAHGRPNQLDASEPAHLAAAIADLGLKYVVITSVDRDDLRDGGAQHFADCIREARARSPKLEIEVLVPDFRGRMEVALDILGETPPDVFNHNLESVPSLYRKIRPGSDYHWSLDLLKRYKERVPHVPTKSGIMLGLGETKEEVIEVMHDMREHKIEMITLGQYLQPSRHHLPVDRFVHPDEFAELAEIAKSLGFDKVASGALVRSSYHADLQAKEDMII, via the coding sequence ATGACAGATATGCAACCAATGCCGCCTGCTAAGAAAAAGCCAGTACGTGTTGAGCGTGGAGTAAAGTTACGTGGTGCTGAAAAAGTTGCCCGTATACCTGTAAAAGTAATCCCAACTGAAAAAGAAAACATGCCTCGTAAGCCAGATTGGCTGCGAGTCAGAATGCCAATTTCACCTGAAGTAGACCGTATTAAAAAGTTGCTGCGCAAACACAAGCTGCATACGGTGTGTGAAGAAGCTTCTTGCCCAAACTTAGGTGAGTGCTTTGGTGGTGGTACAGCAACCTTCATGATCATGGGGGACATTTGTACCCGCCGCTGTCCTTTCTGTGATGTGGCTCATGGCCGTCCGAACCAGCTGGATGCAAGTGAACCTGCTCATCTTGCTGCTGCTATTGCTGACCTGGGTTTAAAGTATGTGGTAATTACTTCTGTAGATCGTGATGATCTGCGTGATGGTGGGGCCCAGCATTTTGCTGATTGTATCCGTGAAGCCAGAGCAAGAAGCCCGAAGCTGGAAATTGAAGTTTTAGTACCAGATTTTCGTGGCAGAATGGAAGTAGCCTTGGATATTTTAGGTGAAACACCACCAGACGTGTTTAACCATAACCTTGAATCTGTACCAAGTCTGTATCGGAAAATTCGCCCTGGCTCTGATTATCACTGGTCACTGGATCTATTAAAGCGCTACAAAGAGCGGGTACCCCATGTGCCAACCAAATCAGGCATTATGCTGGGGTTGGGAGAAACTAAAGAAGAAGTAATTGAAGTGATGCATGATATGCGTGAGCATAAGATTGAAATGATCACGTTAGGCCAATATTTACAGCCTAGTCGTCATCATTTGCCTGTGGATCGCTTTGTTCATCCAGATGAGTTTGCAGAGTTGGCAGAAATTGCTAAGTCATTAGGCTTTGATAAAGTGGCCAGCGGTGCTCTAGTTCGCTCTTCTTATCATGCTGACCTGCAAGCCAAAGAGGATATGATTATCTAA
- the holA gene encoding DNA polymerase III subunit delta, which produces MKIRIDQLPSHLKPLKPIYLIASDEPLQQIEAVDQVRAAARNQGFTERELFHAETSFDWDLLLESANALSLFADRKLIELRIPNGKPGEKGNKALEAYCQNPSPDNILLVITPKLDGAIQRSKWFKKLDQLGIFLPIWPVEPSRLPNWLKQRFQQAGLSASPEAIELLTDRIEGNLLAASQEIEKLKLLAIDGKVTATHITDSVSDSARYDVFGLVDAALQGDIRHCLRIISGLKAEASETTLILWALTREVRNLSEFSYLVHQGNSVDQVCKQLKIWPKRKPLIQQAARRHREKDFRSMLQHAAEIDTAIKGLIKENVWDELTQLTLKLAGAQI; this is translated from the coding sequence ATGAAAATTCGTATTGATCAATTACCCTCCCATTTAAAACCCCTTAAACCTATTTACTTAATAGCCAGCGACGAGCCTTTACAGCAAATAGAAGCCGTTGACCAGGTTCGTGCAGCTGCCCGCAATCAGGGCTTTACTGAGAGAGAATTATTTCATGCTGAAACTAGCTTTGACTGGGACCTGCTACTTGAGTCAGCCAATGCGCTATCATTATTTGCTGATCGAAAACTGATAGAGTTGAGAATCCCTAATGGAAAACCTGGTGAAAAAGGCAATAAAGCACTTGAAGCCTACTGTCAGAACCCCTCCCCTGACAATATTTTATTAGTTATCACTCCAAAACTAGATGGCGCTATTCAACGCAGTAAATGGTTTAAAAAGCTCGACCAACTAGGTATTTTCTTACCTATTTGGCCAGTTGAGCCCAGTCGTTTACCAAACTGGCTGAAGCAGCGATTTCAACAAGCAGGCCTCTCAGCCTCCCCAGAAGCGATTGAGCTACTGACAGATCGTATTGAAGGAAACTTACTAGCTGCTTCCCAGGAAATAGAGAAGCTTAAGCTGCTGGCTATTGATGGTAAAGTCACAGCGACTCATATTACTGACTCTGTTTCAGATAGCGCACGTTATGATGTATTTGGGCTGGTTGATGCAGCATTACAGGGTGATATAAGGCACTGCCTAAGAATTATTTCAGGGTTGAAAGCTGAAGCCTCAGAAACCACGCTTATTTTATGGGCTCTCACTAGAGAGGTTCGCAACCTATCAGAGTTTAGTTACTTAGTACATCAAGGAAACTCAGTTGACCAAGTTTGTAAACAATTAAAAATTTGGCCAAAACGCAAGCCTCTCATTCAACAAGCTGCTCGACGCCATAGAGAAAAAGACTTCCGGTCAATGCTGCAACATGCGGCTGAGATTGATACGGCAATTAAAGGGCTAATCAAAGAAAATGTCTGGGATGAATTAACTCAACTGACGTTAAAGCTGGCAGGTGCTCAGATATAA
- the lipB gene encoding lipoyl(octanoyl) transferase LipB, whose protein sequence is MKAPADQPLIFRYLSQQSYSDVFQLMKQFTESRQPETADEVWLLEHDPVFTQGQAGKTEHVLLPGNIPVVQADRGGQVTYHGPGQLLGYLLLNLKRLGCGVRELVTLIEQTLIDTLAQFNLEAAAKPDAPGVYVNGAKIASLGLRVRRGCSYHGFALNVNMDLEPFARINPCGYAGMKMADMAGLLTRPKLTLGEVSAIIQQGLQQRLGYTRVVTHGSTAQTETNTDWD, encoded by the coding sequence ATGAAAGCACCAGCAGATCAGCCGCTTATTTTTCGCTATCTCAGTCAGCAGTCATACTCTGATGTGTTTCAACTGATGAAACAGTTTACAGAGAGTAGGCAGCCTGAAACAGCTGATGAAGTTTGGTTGCTAGAGCATGACCCCGTTTTTACTCAGGGTCAGGCTGGTAAAACAGAGCATGTGCTACTGCCAGGAAATATCCCTGTTGTTCAGGCCGATCGTGGTGGTCAAGTGACTTATCATGGTCCAGGCCAGTTGCTAGGTTATCTACTACTGAACTTAAAACGGCTGGGCTGTGGGGTGAGAGAGTTAGTTACACTAATTGAGCAAACATTAATTGATACATTGGCTCAGTTTAATCTTGAGGCTGCTGCCAAGCCTGATGCACCTGGTGTTTATGTTAATGGTGCGAAAATAGCTTCTCTGGGTCTGAGGGTAAGACGAGGCTGTTCATATCATGGCTTTGCCTTAAATGTGAATATGGATTTAGAGCCATTTGCTCGTATTAATCCTTGTGGTTATGCAGGTATGAAAATGGCTGATATGGCAGGGTTGTTAACCAGGCCAAAGCTCACCCTTGGTGAGGTGAGTGCTATTATCCAGCAAGGCCTGCAACAACGGCTGGGGTACACAAGGGTGGTGACTCATGGTAGTACTGCTCAAACTGAAACAAATACAGATTGGGATTAG
- the lptE gene encoding LPS assembly lipoprotein LptE, producing the protein MRITLNNLLGKALITVMAATLMTGCGFQLRGLVEVAPLLSTLKVTTPDNYSQFSRKLVHSLEANNISVSDQAPYTLKVLSNEQERKVASFSGNAQAAEYRVRLTNKYQLENRSGLVIIGPFKAQAERVFLHEPNNAAASASEERLITEELDKDIIRQIQLRLAALSNTDIENAEAEAEAKKLAEEKKKQPL; encoded by the coding sequence ATGCGGATTACCCTGAACAACCTGTTAGGGAAAGCATTAATAACAGTGATGGCAGCCACTTTAATGACGGGCTGCGGCTTTCAACTACGAGGCTTAGTTGAAGTAGCACCACTACTATCCACCTTAAAAGTAACTACCCCTGATAATTACAGTCAGTTTAGTCGCAAGCTCGTCCATAGCCTGGAAGCTAATAATATCAGCGTGTCTGACCAAGCGCCTTATACACTTAAAGTGCTTAGCAATGAGCAAGAAAGAAAAGTAGCCAGTTTTTCTGGAAATGCTCAAGCCGCAGAATACCGGGTAAGATTAACCAATAAATACCAACTGGAAAATCGCTCTGGACTGGTAATTATTGGCCCATTCAAAGCACAAGCAGAGCGAGTATTTCTTCATGAGCCTAATAATGCAGCTGCTTCAGCAAGTGAAGAACGACTTATTACAGAAGAATTGGATAAAGATATTATCCGTCAAATTCAGCTACGCTTAGCCGCACTTAGCAACACTGATATAGAAAATGCAGAAGCAGAAGCCGAGGCAAAAAAACTAGCAGAAGAGAAAAAAAAGCAGCCTTTATAA
- a CDS encoding septal ring lytic transglycosylase RlpA family protein — MFNLKKNSWFFSVLSIFVLWLAGCTFNPSIEKDGAPKGDFDAARVPDAVPRPHYGKTKSRPYKVLGVTYNPLKSATGYTAEGVASWYGTKFHGKKTALGETYNMYGMSAAHRTLPLPSYAKVTNLDNGKSVVVRVNDRGPFVKDRLIDLSYAAAKKLDYQKNGTARVKVEGIVPPQYQAKKTTQTAPAKSLLNDYTKNKRMYLQVAAFSQLESAQALKQRLHTLTKLPVTVLYAPSAAHPLHRVRIGPISDAEQLEQLRLRIANAKLGSPHVVLE, encoded by the coding sequence ATGTTTAACTTGAAAAAAAACTCTTGGTTTTTTTCTGTACTGAGTATTTTTGTCTTATGGCTGGCAGGCTGTACTTTTAATCCTTCTATTGAAAAGGATGGAGCACCTAAAGGCGACTTTGATGCTGCGAGGGTTCCTGATGCAGTACCTCGCCCACATTATGGAAAAACTAAGAGCCGCCCTTATAAAGTGCTTGGAGTGACTTATAACCCGTTAAAGTCAGCTACTGGTTATACAGCTGAAGGCGTAGCATCTTGGTATGGCACTAAATTCCATGGTAAAAAAACGGCTTTAGGTGAGACATACAATATGTATGGTATGTCAGCTGCCCACCGTACGTTGCCACTGCCCTCCTATGCTAAAGTAACTAACCTGGATAATGGTAAATCAGTTGTTGTGAGGGTAAATGATAGAGGGCCTTTTGTTAAAGATCGCTTGATAGACTTGTCTTATGCTGCTGCCAAGAAGCTGGACTACCAAAAGAATGGTACGGCCAGAGTTAAAGTTGAGGGCATTGTTCCACCACAGTATCAAGCCAAAAAAACCACCCAAACGGCGCCGGCAAAAAGCTTATTGAATGACTATACCAAAAATAAAAGGATGTATTTGCAGGTAGCTGCGTTTAGTCAGCTAGAGTCAGCTCAGGCATTAAAGCAACGTTTGCATACCTTAACTAAGCTACCGGTTACGGTATTATACGCCCCTTCTGCTGCTCACCCTTTACATAGAGTTCGAATTGGCCCAATCTCAGATGCTGAACAGCTTGAGCAATTAAGATTAAGGATTGCTAATGCCAAGTTGGGAAGCCCGCATGTAGTGCTCGAATAG
- a CDS encoding HP0495 family protein, which yields MTEQDKSQTPPKIEFPCDYPIKVMGVATTDFEQFVIDVMKKHDPSFSGKAAIRDSRKGKYQAVNVTITATGEDQLKAIFEELKASGRVAMVL from the coding sequence ATGACTGAACAAGATAAAAGTCAGACACCTCCTAAAATAGAGTTTCCATGCGATTACCCAATTAAAGTAATGGGTGTAGCAACTACTGACTTTGAGCAGTTTGTTATTGATGTTATGAAAAAACATGACCCTAGTTTCAGTGGCAAAGCAGCCATTCGTGATAGTCGCAAGGGTAAATACCAGGCTGTTAATGTCACGATTACTGCGACTGGGGAAGACCAGCTAAAAGCTATATTTGAAGAGCTAAAAGCCAGTGGTCGCGTGGCGATGGTGCTATAG
- the leuS gene encoding leucine--tRNA ligase: MEEQYQPQRVEANAQAYWNDNRSFEVTEDSSKEKFYCLSMFPYPSGRLHMGHVRNYTIGDVISRFQRMQGKNVLQPMGWDAFGLPAENAAIQHKVAPAKWTEENIAYMRDQLKSLGFGYDWSRELATCQPDYYKWEQWFFTRLFEKGLVYKKMATVNWDPVDQTVLANEQVIDGRGWRSGALIERKEIPQWFVKITDYADELLADLEQLPDWPEQVKTMQKNWIGRSEGVEMQFQLAAPVADAPADFSIYTTRPDTVMGVTYVGLAAEHPIALAAAKNNPELASFIQKCKQNTVAEADMATIEKKGIDTGLTAIHPITGEPVAVWVANFVLMDYGSGAVMAVPGHDQRDWEFATKYGLTIKQVIKPETDDSECDLSKAAFTEKGVLINSDQFDGLNFEQAFEAIANFLIEAGKGSKQVNYRLRDWGVSRQRYWGTPIPMVHRNNGEAVPVPLEQLPVELPTDVTLDGVQSPIKSNPEWAKTTDPATGEAATRETDTFDTFMESSWYYARYCSAKFNDGMLDKDKANHWLPVDQYIGGVEHAVLHLLYARFFHKLLRDEGLVSSDEPFKRLLCQGMVLAETYYRDDKGGKIWISPQDVEVELDDKGRLIKATHKVDGQPVHYDGMSKMSKSKNNGIDPQVIISKFGADTVRLFTMFAAPPEQSLEWSDAGVEGAHRFLKRAWKQVYEHASRGPADKVNPAELSDSQKDLRRKTHETIRDITNDFANRLTFNTAIARVMELVNALAKFEDSSPQGRAVAQEALETMVLTLAPITPHIAHNLWQTLGHQGAVVDATWPSVDESALTRTTLQYVVQVNGKVRAKIEVAADADKSSVEQTALTSENVQKFITDKTVRKVIVVPNKLVNIVVG, translated from the coding sequence GCATTTGGCCTACCAGCGGAAAATGCAGCAATTCAACATAAAGTCGCCCCCGCCAAATGGACGGAAGAAAATATTGCCTACATGCGAGATCAGCTAAAAAGCTTAGGTTTTGGTTACGATTGGTCTCGTGAATTAGCTACTTGCCAACCAGACTACTACAAATGGGAACAATGGTTTTTTACCCGCCTTTTTGAAAAAGGGTTGGTGTACAAAAAAATGGCTACCGTCAACTGGGACCCTGTAGATCAAACTGTGCTGGCCAATGAGCAGGTTATTGATGGTCGTGGCTGGCGCTCAGGTGCTTTAATTGAGCGAAAAGAAATTCCCCAATGGTTTGTCAAAATCACTGATTATGCGGATGAATTATTGGCCGATTTAGAGCAACTACCTGACTGGCCAGAGCAAGTCAAAACCATGCAGAAAAACTGGATTGGCCGCTCTGAAGGAGTAGAAATGCAGTTTCAACTGGCAGCCCCAGTTGCAGATGCCCCAGCCGATTTTTCAATTTATACCACTCGCCCTGACACCGTGATGGGTGTTACCTATGTAGGCCTTGCAGCAGAACACCCCATCGCTTTAGCGGCAGCAAAAAATAATCCTGAATTGGCCAGTTTCATTCAAAAGTGTAAACAAAACACAGTGGCCGAAGCTGATATGGCCACTATAGAGAAAAAAGGGATAGATACAGGCTTAACCGCTATTCACCCTATTACTGGCGAACCGGTTGCCGTTTGGGTAGCCAACTTCGTCTTGATGGACTACGGCTCAGGTGCAGTAATGGCTGTGCCAGGCCACGACCAGCGAGACTGGGAGTTTGCCACTAAATATGGCTTAACCATTAAGCAAGTCATTAAGCCCGAAACTGACGATTCTGAGTGTGACCTGAGCAAAGCCGCCTTTACTGAGAAGGGGGTTTTAATCAACTCAGATCAATTTGATGGCCTGAATTTCGAGCAGGCATTTGAAGCCATTGCCAACTTTCTAATTGAAGCAGGCAAAGGCAGCAAGCAGGTTAATTACCGCCTAAGAGACTGGGGTGTTTCTCGTCAACGCTACTGGGGTACACCTATCCCTATGGTTCACCGCAACAATGGCGAAGCTGTCCCAGTCCCTCTAGAGCAACTACCCGTCGAATTGCCTACTGATGTCACCTTAGATGGCGTGCAGTCACCTATTAAAAGTAATCCTGAGTGGGCTAAAACCACTGACCCAGCAACAGGTGAAGCTGCTACTCGTGAAACCGATACCTTTGATACCTTTATGGAGTCATCCTGGTATTACGCCCGCTACTGTAGTGCCAAATTTAACGATGGCATGCTAGACAAAGACAAGGCCAACCATTGGCTGCCTGTCGACCAGTATATTGGAGGTGTTGAGCACGCAGTTCTGCACTTATTATATGCACGCTTTTTCCACAAACTGCTGCGTGATGAGGGCTTAGTTAGCAGTGATGAGCCATTCAAGCGTCTGTTGTGCCAAGGCATGGTACTGGCTGAAACCTATTACCGTGATGACAAAGGCGGCAAAATCTGGATTTCACCACAAGATGTTGAAGTTGAACTTGATGACAAAGGGCGTCTGATTAAAGCAACGCATAAGGTCGATGGCCAGCCAGTTCATTATGACGGTATGAGCAAAATGTCGAAGTCAAAAAATAATGGCATCGACCCACAGGTAATTATCAGCAAGTTTGGTGCTGATACTGTCCGCTTGTTTACTATGTTTGCTGCTCCACCTGAGCAATCATTAGAATGGTCAGATGCTGGTGTAGAAGGGGCTCACCGTTTTCTAAAACGTGCCTGGAAACAGGTTTATGAACATGCAAGCCGAGGCCCAGCTGACAAGGTAAATCCTGCTGAGCTAAGTGACTCGCAAAAAGATTTACGCCGGAAAACCCATGAAACCATACGCGATATTACCAATGACTTTGCTAACCGATTAACTTTCAATACCGCTATTGCCAGGGTCATGGAGCTGGTTAATGCATTAGCAAAATTTGAGGATAGTTCCCCTCAAGGTCGTGCAGTTGCCCAAGAAGCCCTTGAAACCATGGTATTAACCTTAGCGCCAATTACACCTCATATTGCGCACAATTTATGGCAAACACTAGGCCATCAAGGAGCAGTAGTTGATGCCACTTGGCCTTCAGTTGATGAAAGTGCATTAACTCGTACCACTCTACAGTACGTAGTTCAAGTCAATGGTAAAGTCAGAGCCAAAATTGAGGTTGCTGCTGATGCTGATAAATCCAGTGTTGAGCAAACGGCCTTAACAAGTGAAAACGTGCAAAAATTTATTACGGATAAAACTGTACGCAAAGTGATTGTTGTTCCAAACAAACTGGTCAATATTGTGGTCGGCTAA